One region of Pseudomonas alvandae genomic DNA includes:
- the rplM gene encoding 50S ribosomal protein L13: MKTFTAKPETVKRDWFVVDAAGQTLGRLATEIASRLRGKHKPEYTPHVDTGDYIVVINAEQVRVTGAKTTDKMYYSHSGFPGGIKSINFEKLIAKAPERVIETAVKGMLPKNPLGRDMYRKLKVYAGAAHPHTAQQPQELKF; this comes from the coding sequence ATGAAAACTTTTACTGCTAAACCGGAAACAGTAAAGCGCGACTGGTTTGTCGTCGACGCTGCTGGTCAGACCCTGGGTCGTCTGGCCACCGAAATCGCGAGCCGTCTGCGTGGCAAGCACAAGCCTGAGTACACCCCTCACGTTGACACCGGTGACTACATCGTCGTGATCAATGCCGAGCAAGTACGTGTTACTGGCGCTAAAACCACTGACAAAATGTACTACTCCCACTCCGGTTTTCCTGGCGGCATCAAGTCGATCAACTTCGAAAAGCTGATCGCCAAAGCCCCTGAGCGCGTGATCGAGACCGCGGTTAAAGGCATGCTGCCTAAGAACCCACTGGGTCGCGACATGTATCGTAAGCTGAAGGTTTATGCGGGCGCTGCTCACCCTCATACTGCTCAGCAGCCCCAAGAACTGAAGTTTTAA
- the petA gene encoding ubiquinol-cytochrome c reductase iron-sulfur subunit, with the protein MSNDGVNAGRRRFLVAATSVVGAAGAVGAAVPFVGSWFPSAKAKAAGAPVKVNVSKIEPGQQMIAEWRGQPVFIVRRTEEILGNLKKIEGQLSDPSSKNSVQPEYVNPETRSIKPEVLLLIGICTHLGCSPTFRPEVAPADLGKDWVGGYFCPCHGSHYDLAGRVYKSQPAPLNLPVPPHSYESDDVIVIGVDTEKA; encoded by the coding sequence ATGAGCAATGACGGCGTGAATGCAGGCCGGCGTCGCTTCCTGGTAGCAGCCACATCCGTGGTGGGTGCTGCAGGAGCGGTGGGGGCTGCGGTCCCGTTCGTGGGGTCATGGTTTCCCAGCGCCAAGGCGAAAGCCGCAGGTGCACCGGTGAAAGTGAATGTCAGCAAGATCGAGCCAGGCCAGCAGATGATTGCTGAGTGGCGCGGTCAGCCGGTGTTCATCGTCCGCCGTACAGAGGAGATCCTGGGGAATCTGAAAAAGATCGAGGGCCAGCTGTCCGATCCCTCTTCCAAGAACTCGGTCCAACCGGAATACGTCAACCCTGAAACGCGATCGATCAAGCCGGAAGTCCTGCTGCTGATCGGGATCTGCACGCACCTGGGTTGCTCGCCAACGTTCCGTCCCGAAGTGGCCCCTGCCGACCTGGGCAAGGATTGGGTAGGTGGCTATTTCTGCCCATGCCACGGCTCCCACTATGACCTGGCGGGTCGCGTCTACAAATCCCAGCCTGCACCCCTGAACCTGCCAGTTCCCCCGCATTCCTATGAGTCGGATGATGTCATCGTCATCGGCGTCGACACGGAGAAAGCGTGA
- the rpsI gene encoding 30S ribosomal protein S9 translates to MSATQNYGTGRRKTATARVFLRPGTGNISINNRSLDNFFGRETARMVVRQPLELTETVEKFDIYVTVIGGGVSGQAGAIRHGITRALMDYDETLRSALRKAGFVTRDAREVERKKVGLRKARKRPQYSKR, encoded by the coding sequence ATGTCGGCGACTCAAAATTACGGCACTGGCCGTCGCAAGACTGCAACCGCACGCGTTTTCCTGCGTCCGGGCACTGGTAACATCTCCATCAACAACCGCTCCCTGGATAACTTCTTCGGCCGCGAAACTGCCCGCATGGTAGTTCGTCAGCCGCTGGAACTGACCGAGACCGTCGAAAAATTCGACATCTACGTCACCGTTATCGGTGGTGGTGTAAGTGGCCAGGCTGGCGCAATCCGCCACGGCATCACTCGCGCCCTGATGGATTACGACGAAACTCTGCGCAGCGCCCTGCGTAAAGCTGGCTTCGTAACTCGCGATGCTCGCGAAGTTGAACGTAAGAAAGTCGGTCTGCGTAAAGCGCGTAAGCGTCCGCAGTACTCGAAGCGTTAA